One window of the Labilibaculum sp. genome contains the following:
- a CDS encoding mevalonate kinase, with the protein MRIHPDLFYAKILLFGEYSVLLNSMGLSIPYTHFNGELNFIGDDKYTDRNFARRSNLELLKFLNYLKNNARQFDNLLDLSAFEKDIRNGLYFESSIPESYGLGSSGALCASVYKKYGINPIGNSKKLKNGEIIQLKNILAQLESGFHGKSSGLDPLNSYLKVPLLIYNQNEIEQVSLPGKKFGEDSAIFLINSQKSGNTEPLVRSFLKNCENKEFLSLMEQQLIPMNNQCIQELVNGNADSFFAELSQLSKFQLSEFKSMIPENFLDLWTEGLSSQQFWLKLCGSGGGGYLLGFTRNYSTTKGLLLEKGYDIVTVYENEK; encoded by the coding sequence GTGAGAATACATCCTGACTTATTTTATGCAAAAATATTACTCTTTGGTGAGTATAGCGTTTTACTAAACTCGATGGGTTTAAGTATTCCTTATACCCATTTTAATGGAGAGCTAAATTTTATTGGTGATGATAAATATACCGATCGGAATTTTGCCAGGCGGTCTAATTTGGAGTTGCTTAAGTTTTTAAATTATCTGAAAAATAATGCAAGGCAATTTGATAATTTACTTGATTTGAGTGCTTTTGAAAAAGACATTCGAAATGGATTGTATTTTGAGTCGAGTATTCCGGAGAGTTATGGCTTGGGAAGTTCAGGAGCATTGTGTGCCTCTGTTTATAAAAAATATGGAATCAATCCAATTGGGAACAGTAAAAAATTAAAAAATGGTGAAATTATTCAATTGAAGAATATTTTGGCTCAGTTGGAATCTGGTTTTCATGGTAAAAGTTCTGGTTTAGATCCCTTGAATTCTTATCTGAAAGTCCCTTTGCTAATATACAATCAGAATGAAATTGAACAGGTAAGTTTGCCAGGGAAAAAATTTGGAGAAGACAGTGCTATCTTTTTAATTAATTCTCAGAAATCGGGAAATACAGAACCATTGGTTCGTTCATTTTTGAAGAATTGCGAGAACAAAGAGTTTCTGTCTTTAATGGAGCAGCAGTTAATTCCAATGAATAATCAGTGTATTCAGGAATTGGTGAATGGAAATGCGGATTCTTTTTTTGCAGAGTTAAGTCAATTATCAAAGTTTCAATTGAGTGAATTTAAATCGATGATTCCAGAGAATTTCCTTGATTTATGGACTGAAGGATTAAGCTCACAGCAATTTTGGCTGAAACTATGTGGATCCGGCGGAGGAGGCTATTTATTGGGTTTTACCAGAAATTATTCCACCACAAAGGGTCTGTTACTTGAAAAGGGATACGATATTGTGACTGTGTATGAGAATGAAAAATAG